Proteins from a genomic interval of Gopherus evgoodei ecotype Sinaloan lineage chromosome 7, rGopEvg1_v1.p, whole genome shotgun sequence:
- the LOC115655218 gene encoding 60S ribosomal protein L3-like has translation MSHRKFSAPRHGSLGFLPRKRSRRHRGKVKSFPKDDPSKPIHLTAFLGYKSGMTHIVREVDRPGSKVNKKEVVEAVTVVETPPMVIVGIVGYVQTPRGLRTFKTIFAEHISDECKRRFYKNWHKSKKKAFTKYCKTWQDEEGKKQLEKDFSSMKKYCQVIWVIAHTQMRLLPLRQKKSHLMEIQVNGGSIAEKVDVC, from the coding sequence ATGTCGCACCGTAAGTTCTCAGCTCCAAGACATGGATCCCTTGGCTTTCTGCCCCGCAAACGCAGCCGTCGACATCGGGGCAAAGTGAAGAGTTTTCCCAAGGATGACCCCAGCAAACCCATCCACCTCACTGCCTTTCTTGGGTACAAGTCTGGCATGACCCACATTGTCCGGGAAGTGGACAGACCTGGATCTAAGGTCAACAAGAAGGAAGTTGTAGAGGCAGTCACTGTGGTAGAGACTCCTCCCATGGTCATTGTGGGCATCGTGGGCTACGTGCAGACTCCCCGTGGCCTCCGCACCTTCAAGACCATCTTCGCTGAGCACATCAGTGATGAGTGCAAGAGACGCTTCTACAAGAACTGGCACAAGTCCAAGAAGAAGGCCTTCACCAAGTATTGCAAGACGTGGCAGGATGAGGAGGGCAAAaagcagctagagaaggatttcaGTAGCATGAAGAAGTACTGCCAGGTTATCTGGGTCATAGCTCACACTCAGATGCGTTTGCTTCCACTGCGGCAGAAGAAGTCTCACCTGATGGAGATCCAAGTGaatggtggca